A segment of the Lampris incognitus isolate fLamInc1 chromosome 19, fLamInc1.hap2, whole genome shotgun sequence genome:
tttaggaggTGGTGGCACACTGGATAGCGGAGTGCCGGCTGATGATAGAGCAGACCCGCTTGCTGACTCTCAGCGCCGCCCATGCTCTGGACACATCGGGGAGCCGAGCCGCACGCAGACAGGTGACGCCCTGAATGTCCAGTTAAACCTCCTCCCTATACGTCCAGCTCATCACTATGGCAACGGGTCTTCATTTGCTCCTGTTATTGTGTGGTCATCAGATTGCTATGATCAAGGTGGCAGCAGCCAGGATGGCCTGCAAGGTGGTGGATTGCGCCATCCAGGTGTACGGGGGCGCGGGCGTGTCCGGAGACTTCCCTCTGGCGCAGATGTGAGTATCTCGCAGTCAGCTTACCTCCACGTGGGCAAATGAAGTGACTCGCCATCCAATTGCAAAACTCGCTTCCATCTCCCAGGTATGCATATGTGCGCACTTTGCGCATCGCCGATGGGCCGGATGAGGTGCACCTCTCCACTATCGCACACCAGGAGCTGAGGGATCAGCTGGGAAAGGCACAGGCCAAGTTGTGACGTCACCATTGTCCTGGTGCAGTATCTGCTTAggctgccatccatccatctgttatccaaaccgcctgacccgctctcagggatgctgcagcctatcccaggagtcagtgggcagcaggcggggagacaccctggacaggccgccagaccatcacagggctctaaGACCATGAATAACTGATTTTCGGTCGACGTCCATCAACCACCGACGGAGAAGCTAACACATGACGTGACCTCAGACCTTAAAAGAAACACCTTGTCTTATAATGTAATTTTATATGTCCAAATAAAATAGAGGATTTATACATTTGTTAGAAAACCTTTATTTGAGTGCCACTTAAAGTTTAATTTTCTAAAGACTCTTTTGCAAGTTGGTAGAAAATTCCTCGTTGATATGACCGTCTAGAAAAGACACCACAAATTATTAGGAATTAATTTTAATGTGAACTacaaaaacagaaaatgactGCATGAATATAAGAATCGTCACACTCTGGTAAGGGTGTGGTCTACACCATGGATGAATTCCATCTGGGCCGTGGAGTGAAGGGTGGGTCGGGCTGAGTAGTTACACACAAGATTTGTTTTTACAATATAAAACAACGGCCCAGTCCATTTTGATACGCAACATGGCAACCCATGCAACAACCACCTCTCTTCTCTGTCAAGAGATGAACATTCAGTTCAGGCCAGGGAACTCATCTCCCCACCAGCCGAGTCAACCTTCTGTTCAGGTAACTCAGCACGCAGcgcggggagggagggaggggatggGCCAGTCCAGCAGTCACGGGTGACAGGGTTCCAGGTTTTGATTTGTCAGTGTTTGCTCTTTTTTGATTTCTTGTGGGACCGATGTGGGGAACGAGATTTGGAGCGGGATTTCTTTGCCGATTTCTTGGGTGTCCTGGACCGTGACCTCCGGGACCTTTTGGGTGTGCGTGGTGTCGAGGGAGATCTGAGTGGAACggaacacaaacaaaagacaaatggACATAAAAACATGATTGTGAATTCATTCCTCTTAATTTCCCCTGGGGCAGCTACTAGAACCCCAGTGGGATTCTGTAGTGAACAGATGTAACATAAGGGGTACGAGGTAGAAGACTTTCTTCACGGGTTGAATGGTCTCCCTCACCTTTTGGAGGACTTCTTGTTGCTGGAGCGAGGGGAGTCTTTGTGGGACGGCCGAGACGACACGTCTTTGGAATAGGAACGGTCAGACCTCTCTGATCGCTCCGATCGTTCTGACCTCTCGGAGCGCGGCGAGGGTGATCGGCCGCGCCGGTTGCTACTGCGCGTCGGGCTGGGTGACCCGCTGTGACGCCGTTTCCTAGGAGAGAAGCATTCATCAGATACGACATCGAATTCCACCAAGAAATGAGCATGTTAGAATAACGGTTAATTTATGCCTGGTCACTTGAGACTTCCAACCACTGACCCATTGTAATTGATCTTCTCAAAGTCGACGATGACAAATGTTAAACCATCACAAACATAATTTGATAATATTTAATCAAACAATTAGGGCTGTCCCGATCCGATCCACGGCATTGGGTCAATACTGGCCCAGAAGGCTGGACTGGATATCGCAGAGGAGAAAAAAATATGATCCGAAACCTATCCGATACAATCCACGGGGTATCTTAGCTTAAACCATCGCCTAAATGCTTACAtatttcttctacttcttctctcggtttactggcggatcgcaaacaactttaaggtgcataccgccacctactgtacagaGTGTGTAACGTCTTCTTTCTGGCTTCTTCATATTAGCACTTCCCGTGCCGCGCGCCTCCGGTTAAGCGGCGCATCGTGTCAAGTGATGACAATAGTAGTAGAATTAGTCGCATGTGTATGAGTGTTAACTACCGGTGGAGTAGTCATGCAAGTGGCGTGGAAGTAAAATCCAACAGCCGAATGCAAAATTTGCAACGCAAATGTTTCGAGGGGTGGCAGTGCTGCTGGTCGAGTTAACACCACAAACTTCATTAAGCATTTGGAACAACACCAGAATTTCTGCGTGCAACGGCTGCAAAGAAAAGCAAAACACCCTAACAGCAGCATAAAAAGGCAAAAGAAACTGCCCCCAGACAGCAACGAGGCAAAAATCGATGATGGAGAAACTAGCTGAGTTTATGGTCCTGGACAACTTTTCGGCAATAGAAAATGTGGGGTTTCGACGCTTAACTGAGCACCTCCAAGCTCACCACACTTTGCCCTTCGCCATTATATAATGGAAAAGGCCATCCCTCATATGCACGATGAAGTTTGCGATTTTCTCTCCAAACtctcgctgtggcgacccctaacgggagcagctgaaagtagtagtcgtaatagtacaagagtaaaacaaaatatcGGATTGATATTGGTTTCGGCAGATAGCCAAAGCTGCGGTATCGGTAGTGAAAAAGTGGTATGGGGACACTTCTACAAACAATCATTGGCTGTCTGAAGGATAAGATGTCAATTAACAGTTTGTCTTTCGTGAAATGCGTCACTTTCACCAAGTGTGCACAAATTAACCTTACTATTCATGTCAAACCTAATACACCCGGCAACTGAACATTGTCTCACCTGTCTTTCCTGGTCGGTGTGTCATCATCTTTTTCCTTCTTCACTTCTTTCAAACGCACCTCCGATTTCTCCTTCtcctttttctccttctctttctccctctcaagtttctccttttctttttcctgtGGGAGGGGAACACCATCAGTGGAGCCCAAAGCAAATAACTGGTTTTGATATTGTAGTATGTGGTGTGAACCGGTTCGTTACCTTTTGTAAAAGCTTGTCCCTGTAGTGCTCCACCTGCTCCTGAATGCTCTGGCCAGGCTTCTTGGGTCTTTTCCCAGATTCCAGCTCGTCTTGGAACTTCATGACCTTAACCTGGAAGCAAAATACAAGGACACAAAATTAGGAAAAGCCTCAAAAGTCTAGAAGATTATGATTGGGGATGAAACTTTCATTGAATTCCAAACACGAGTTGTGGCGTATTCAATGCAGAGGCATGTGGAATGGGGCTAAAAGTTGCAGAGCATCGTACCTCTATCTCTCTCAGCTTGGTGCGTTTCTCCTCGTTCATTTCAGAGTGTTTGGCCTTGATGTCGGTATCATCTCTGATGGGGTTGGAGTAACTCTGAGGATCCTCTGAGCGGATGCTCTTGTCGTCATCATCACTCTCATCCTCGTCCCTTCAAAAGGGGGGAGCAACGTTAATGGAAAACAGTAAAGCACGAACTGAGTTACCAGAAATGTTATTAAACCACTTTATTTAAACTCACTTTTttgtttcctccggctgctcaaATATTTCCCATTTTGAGGTTGTCACAGCTGAAGGGGAAACCAATAAGAATGAGCATCAACATTTAGCAAACTGCCAGCAGTTCTAGGGACGTACACTTCAAATGCTGCTCAGTTCACCAAGTTGCAGTCCACAATAGATTTAAATTTTACATATCGATATTATCTATGGCGATCTCACCTTGAGCTTCTAACTCTGACTCATCCACAGCTTCCCATTTGGAGGGGGCCACTTTGAACGTTGCTTCTCTGGACTGATCCACTTTGAGaccaggaaaaaaaggaatttataaAAATTCATGCATCCTAGCAGCAGTCATAGAAAATGTATGTATGTCAGATCCCCATCATCTGAAACCTCATGCTGGTCTCAGCAACACTCACGTGGCACTCCATCTATGTCCTCTTCCATGGGCTTGATAGGAACACCGTCTAGGTCATCCAGGGGGGCCCCATCAATAGGCGCTCCGTCGATGATGCCTGTGTCAATGGGCACCCCGTCCACGTCTTCCATAGGAGCCCCATCCACATATTCCCCACCAATGGGGGCTCCATCTAGGTCATCTGCTACCTCGGGCTACACCAGaccagaagaaaaacaaagaagacGACCAGattgaattttttttcttctttttcaaaATTGGCAATTTAGTACCCTTTTATTTAGACAGCGGTGGCGAGAGACGAGATGCTTAGGGTCCTGATCCAAATACACAAAGGACACTATGGCCAGGCCTGTGCATGAATGACAGTGAGACAATGCTATGCATGCaggtatattgggaggagtcaTACAGAAAGCTTTTGATTATAGATATtggtttgaatttgatgcctgttcAACAAGAACATAACCTAAACGACGCAAAAGATCTGTTTCTCCATGAAGGAAAAGAAACTTGGGTTGATGCAAAAATAAAGAACTATACATGTTTTGGTATACACTGTTAGATAGGGGTACATGATGG
Coding sequences within it:
- the u2surp gene encoding U2 snRNP-associated SURP motif-containing protein isoform X3, producing MLPCFLHPKTRRSLTRNLLSLIHRMIEFVVREGPMFEAMIMNREINNPMYRFLFENQSPAHVYYRWKLYSILQGEAPAKWRTDDFRMFKNGSLWRPPPLNPYLHGPYNDGEEEEEEEEANKKGCLKEEERDKLEELLRGLTPRKGDIAEAMLFCLSHAEAAEEIVECVTESLSILKTPLPKKIARLYLVSDVLYNSSAKVANASYYRKYFESKLCQIFSDLNATYKTIQGHLQCENFKQRVMSCFRAWEDWAVYPDPFLIKLQNIFLGLVNLPADKEPVPLVVEPEVADDLDGAPIGGEYVDGAPMEDVDGVPIDTGIIDGAPIDGAPLDDLDGVPIKPMEEDIDGVPLDQSREATFKVAPSKWEAVDESELEAQAVTTSKWEIFEQPEETKKDEDESDDDDKSIRSEDPQSYSNPIRDDTDIKAKHSEMNEEKRTKLREIEVKVMKFQDELESGKRPKKPGQSIQEQVEHYRDKLLQKEKEKEKLEREKEKEKKEKEKSEVRLKEVKKEKDDDTPTRKDRKRRHSGSPSPTRSSNRRGRSPSPRSERSERSERSERSDRSYSKDVSSRPSHKDSPRSSNKKSSKRSPSTPRTPKRSRRSRSRTPKKSAKKSRSKSRSPHRSHKKSKKSKH